One region of Alosa sapidissima isolate fAloSap1 chromosome 1, fAloSap1.pri, whole genome shotgun sequence genomic DNA includes:
- the fam110b gene encoding protein FAM110B yields MPTETLQPDGKSASQGAAYASAVPLRILNKGPDYFRRQTEPNPKRLSAVERLEADKAKYVKSQEVINAKQEPIKPSVLAKPPVCPAPVKRSSGGGGGGGGGMSSTSLKASNNNAKSDTCATTAKRENLNLEILKNILNSSSSSDGPPVRGMAAHKPGSRSWAPHRDSTESSEFGRRSFAESLKVPGTSLGALQGRRSPQQGGNLNLSRRLLEEQAEGQRCSLLHASHSSSDIRRLCNGKPVHTACSSSSSAPPLPPKPRPQALAGCDNVLSSTERESLPLPLATTNTDLELELGSSVARRPSLHRSKSDLSDRYARAGADVERFFNYCGLDPEELESVGVESFARANSDIVSLNFRSASMISSDCDQSRHSNEDLTDEEEDGAGDRVPYGISAVERNARVIKWLYSIKQARESQKVSHV; encoded by the coding sequence ATGCCCACTGAGACACTGCAGCCTGACGGCAAGTCCGCCAGCCAGGGGGCAGCCTACGCCTCAGCCGTACCACTACGCATCCTCAACAAAGGGCCTGACTACTTCCGCAGGCAGACTGAGCCCAACCCCAAACGTCTGAGTGCTGTAGAACGGCTTGAGGCTGACAAGGCCAAGTACGTCAAGAGTCAGGAAGTGATAAACGCCAAGCAGGAACCGATCAAGCCCTCTGTCTTGGCTAAACCGCCAGTTTGCCCTGCACCTGTCAAGCGGAGctccggtggtggtggtggtggtggtggtggtatgagcaGCACCAGCCTCAAGGCCTCAAACAACAACGCCAAATCAGACACCTGTGCCACCACCGCCAAGCGAGAGAACCTCAACTTGGAGATCCTCAAGAACATCCTTAACAGCTCTTCATCGTCTGATGGTCCTCCTGTCAGAGGAATGGCTGCCCACAAACCTGGCAGCCGAAGTTGGGCTCCACATCGAGACTCAACAGAGTCCTCTGAGTTTGGCCGACGATCCTTTGCTGAGTCACTGAAAGTCCCAGGGACATCGTTGGGTGCTTTGCAGGGGAGGCGTAGTCCCCAGCAAGGGGGAAACTTAAACCTGAGTCGGCGTTTGCTGGAAGAACAAGCGGAGGGGCAGCGTTGCTCGCTTCTGCATGCCTCTCATAGCTCCTCGGACATTCGCCGCCTCTGCAATGGAAAGCCAGTGCACACAGCCTGTAGCAGTAGCAGCTCTGCCCCACCGCTACCCCCCAAACCCAGACCCCAGGCCCTGGCTGGTTGTGACAATGTGCTTAGCTCCACAGAGAGGGaatctctcccactccctctagCCACCACTAATACAGACTTGGAGCTGGAGCTTGGCAGCTCTGTTGCCCGCCGGCCCTCCCTTCATCGCTCCAAGTCAGATCTGAGTGACCGCTATGCTCGGGCCGGTGCTGATGTGGAACGTTTCTTCAACTACTGCGGGCTGGACCCTGAAGAGCTGGAGAGTGTAGGTGTGGAGAGCTTTGCTCGTGCCAACTCTGATATTGTCTCACTCAACTTCCGCAGTGCCAGCATGATCAGCTCTGACTGTGATCAGTCACGGCACAGTAACGAGGACCTgacagatgaggaggaggatggtgcTGGTGACCGTGTGCCCTATGGCATCTCGGCTGTGGAGCGCAACGCCCGTGTCATTAAATGGCTCTATAGTATAAAGCAAGCACGAGAGTCTCAGAAGGTCTCTCACGTCTGA